Proteins encoded in a region of the bacterium genome:
- a CDS encoding M28 family metallopeptidase, with protein MMRRCSRIGFGRAAAGALAAVLALPLASPGAVPTPAAVEEVLSQVSGPRAYGHVLELSQKIGPHVAGSRQDRPAGAYIAGQLEKDGYGVEWQPFQFPFFGVRAIALSVPSAPAVVLHPNVMVYSPSTVDGGITAQVVDIGLGGLDDVRAKPPVGKIALILRGGMTFAEKVKNAGDAGALAAIIYNAQAGDLRGVVGRGAKIPAVSLSGVDGERLLTLVRAGPLTVHLNVQTVDEQRTTWNIIATKPGTRDAHRVVVVGAHRDTVEGAPGANDNTSGVATALEVAEVLRGVPLALTVRFVFFGEEEYGLYGSEYYVHHMGADPVVGMVDLDMEGVGEKLQLARDKGSDELVHTAAAVAERLGIKVTVQPSGGSDHQSFEAVGVPTVFILRPDDPYYDTPKDTVDRVDPNLLAVSARLATAVVLDVAGAGR; from the coding sequence ATGATGCGCAGGTGTTCACGGATCGGCTTCGGGCGAGCGGCGGCGGGCGCGCTGGCCGCGGTGCTCGCCCTCCCGCTCGCCTCGCCGGGGGCGGTTCCGACGCCGGCGGCGGTCGAGGAAGTCCTGTCGCAGGTGTCGGGCCCGCGGGCGTACGGGCACGTCCTGGAGCTGTCCCAGAAGATCGGCCCCCACGTGGCCGGGAGCCGCCAGGACCGGCCGGCCGGGGCGTACATCGCCGGTCAGCTGGAAAAGGATGGGTACGGGGTGGAGTGGCAGCCGTTTCAGTTTCCGTTCTTCGGGGTGCGCGCGATCGCATTGAGTGTGCCGTCGGCCCCCGCCGTGGTGCTCCATCCAAACGTCATGGTGTATTCGCCCTCGACGGTCGATGGGGGGATCACCGCGCAGGTGGTCGACATCGGGCTGGGGGGACTCGACGACGTTCGCGCGAAGCCACCCGTGGGGAAGATCGCGCTGATCCTGCGCGGCGGGATGACGTTTGCCGAGAAGGTCAAGAACGCGGGCGATGCCGGAGCGCTGGCCGCCATCATTTATAATGCTCAGGCGGGCGACCTGCGCGGTGTCGTCGGCCGGGGCGCGAAGATCCCCGCGGTCAGCTTGTCCGGTGTCGACGGTGAACGCCTGCTCACCCTCGTTCGCGCGGGCCCCCTGACCGTGCACCTTAACGTGCAGACCGTCGACGAGCAGCGCACCACGTGGAACATCATCGCCACCAAGCCCGGCACCCGGGACGCGCACCGCGTCGTGGTGGTGGGGGCGCACCGCGACACGGTGGAGGGGGCCCCGGGGGCCAACGACAACACCTCCGGCGTCGCCACCGCCCTCGAGGTGGCGGAGGTGCTCCGCGGCGTGCCGCTGGCGCTGACCGTCCGGTTCGTGTTCTTCGGCGAAGAGGAGTACGGGCTCTATGGCTCCGAGTACTACGTCCACCACATGGGCGCCGATCCCGTGGTCGGCATGGTGGATCTCGACATGGAAGGGGTGGGCGAGAAACTGCAACTGGCCAGGGACAAGGGCAGCGACGAGCTCGTCCACACCGCGGCCGCGGTCGCCGAGCGCCTCGGTATCAAGGTGACCGTCCAGCCCTCCGGCGGCAGCGACCACCAGAGCTTCGAGGCGGTGGGCGTCCCCACCGTCTTCATCTTGCGGCCCGATGATCCGTACTACGACACCCCGAAGGATACGGTGGATCGGGTGGACCCGAATCTGCTGGCGGTGTCCGCCCGGCTGGCGACGGCGGTGGTGCTGGACGTCGCCGGCGCCGGGCGGTAA
- a CDS encoding nucleoside-diphosphate kinase produces the protein MGVADVRHERTLILIKPDGVQRALSGTILARLERVGLKIVGLKMVRATREVLERHYPDDDAWIRVIGGKTLEAFESYGLDVRVMMGTDDAGEIGRQVRQWLIDFMQTTPVIAAVLEGVHAVSVTRKIVGKTLPVFAEPGTIRGDFSIDAPTVANAGRRPVRNLIHASGTVDEAAHEVPLWFTADEVHTYRRNDEGAMFGDG, from the coding sequence ATGGGAGTGGCAGACGTCCGTCATGAGCGCACGTTGATCCTGATCAAACCCGACGGGGTCCAGCGCGCATTATCCGGGACCATCCTGGCCCGGCTGGAGCGGGTCGGGCTGAAGATCGTGGGGCTGAAGATGGTGCGGGCGACTCGGGAGGTGCTGGAGCGGCACTATCCCGATGACGACGCGTGGATCCGCGTGATCGGCGGCAAGACGCTCGAGGCGTTCGAGAGCTATGGACTCGACGTCCGGGTAATGATGGGGACGGATGACGCCGGGGAAATCGGGCGCCAGGTCCGCCAGTGGCTGATCGACTTCATGCAGACCACGCCGGTGATCGCCGCGGTCCTGGAAGGCGTGCACGCGGTCAGCGTCACCCGAAAGATCGTCGGGAAGACCCTACCGGTCTTCGCCGAACCGGGCACGATCCGCGGCGACTTCTCGATCGACGCGCCGACGGTCGCCAATGCCGGCCGCCGACCGGTCCGCAACCTGATCCACGCCTCGGGGACCGTGGACGAGGCGGCCCACGAGGTGCCGCTGTGGTTCACGGCTGACGAGGTGCACACGTACCGCCGGAACGATGAGGGTGCGATGTTCGGCGACGGTTAG
- the ggt gene encoding gamma-glutamyltransferase produces the protein MTHRTQGRSVVLAQRGLVGTDHPLASAAGLRVLEEGGNAIDAAVCAAAVLGVVMPMMTGIGGDTFLLYYEAALSRVVALNGSGAAPQGATPEFFAGRGYDTMPLRGMLAPSVPGAIDAMATALAQWGSGRFTLARLLEPAIHYAASGFPISEKVAAWFGEVAPVLSRYPSSAQIYLPHGRPPRAGEVFVQLDLAGSLRAIAEQGARTFYEGPLAEAVATYARAHGGLLGAADLAAHHSEVCAPVTTVHRDLVIHSTPPPSQGFVLLEMLNLLEEDSLGELPWGSAEAVHLAVEAKKLAFADRLAYVGDPRFVSNPLDRLLSKAYARERRRAIDPRRAQAVVAAGVLQERVGETTAFVVADRDGNVVSYITSLSAAFGCGEVVEGTGILLNNRGGRGFSLEPGHPNRIAPGKRTMHTLMAFLATRQGRPHLAWATRGGDAQAPWDFQVFSNIVHHQMNVQEAVEQPRWFSFPATDPATIRSPFELRMEGGFPPATYEQLGTLGHRVVVPRPSSGGVQVILVNPDDHVYAGGSDPRPDGCAIGY, from the coding sequence ATGACGCACCGCACGCAGGGACGGAGCGTCGTCCTGGCCCAGCGCGGCTTGGTGGGCACCGACCACCCCCTCGCGTCGGCCGCCGGGCTGCGCGTGCTCGAGGAAGGCGGCAACGCGATCGACGCCGCCGTGTGCGCCGCGGCCGTCCTCGGCGTGGTCATGCCGATGATGACCGGCATCGGGGGCGACACCTTCCTCCTGTACTACGAGGCGGCTCTGAGCCGGGTGGTCGCCCTGAACGGCAGCGGCGCGGCACCCCAAGGGGCGACGCCGGAATTCTTCGCGGGGCGCGGATACGACACGATGCCGCTTCGCGGGATGCTGGCCCCCTCGGTTCCGGGGGCGATCGACGCGATGGCCACCGCGCTCGCGCAGTGGGGGAGCGGCCGCTTTACGCTGGCACGGCTGCTGGAGCCGGCGATCCACTACGCCGCGTCCGGCTTCCCGATCAGCGAAAAAGTGGCGGCGTGGTTCGGGGAGGTTGCCCCCGTCCTCTCCCGCTATCCCTCCTCCGCGCAGATCTACCTTCCCCACGGCCGTCCGCCCCGTGCCGGAGAGGTCTTCGTTCAGCTCGACCTGGCCGGGTCGCTCCGCGCGATCGCCGAGCAGGGGGCGCGGACGTTCTACGAGGGACCGCTGGCCGAGGCCGTCGCAACCTACGCGCGTGCGCACGGCGGGCTGCTCGGAGCCGCGGACCTGGCCGCACACCACAGCGAGGTGTGCGCACCGGTGACGACCGTCCATCGAGACCTGGTGATCCACAGCACCCCTCCACCCTCCCAGGGTTTCGTGCTCCTCGAGATGCTGAACCTCCTCGAAGAAGATAGCCTGGGCGAGCTGCCGTGGGGGTCGGCCGAGGCGGTCCACCTCGCGGTCGAGGCGAAGAAGCTGGCCTTTGCCGACCGCCTCGCGTACGTGGGGGATCCTCGGTTCGTGTCCAACCCGCTCGACCGCCTGCTGAGTAAGGCGTACGCCCGCGAGCGCCGACGGGCGATCGACCCTCGGCGGGCCCAGGCGGTGGTCGCCGCGGGCGTGCTCCAAGAACGGGTCGGCGAGACGACGGCGTTCGTGGTCGCGGACCGGGATGGGAACGTCGTGAGCTACATCACGAGTCTGTCCGCCGCCTTCGGGTGCGGGGAGGTCGTGGAGGGCACGGGCATCCTCTTGAACAACCGCGGCGGGCGAGGGTTCAGCCTCGAACCCGGTCACCCCAACCGCATCGCGCCGGGCAAGCGGACGATGCACACGCTCATGGCGTTCCTGGCGACCCGGCAGGGACGCCCGCATCTCGCCTGGGCGACCCGGGGGGGAGACGCGCAGGCCCCGTGGGACTTTCAGGTCTTCAGCAACATCGTGCATCACCAGATGAATGTCCAGGAGGCTGTGGAGCAACCGCGCTGGTTCAGCTTCCCGGCCACGGATCCGGCCACCATCCGGTCGCCGTTCGAGTTGCGGATGGAAGGCGGATTCCCACCCGCGACCTACGAGCAGCTGGGCACACTGGGCCACCGCGTGGTCGTCCCCAGGCCCTCGAGCGGAGGGGTCCAGGTGATCCTCGTGAATCCGGACGACCACGTTTACGCGGGTGGATCCGATCCCAGACCCGACGGGTGCGCGATCGGATACTAG